The following are encoded in a window of Candidatus Cloacimonadota bacterium genomic DNA:
- a CDS encoding protein BatD: MIKKIIFSAQIILITFTLSAQLEVQSYVDKTKIGLQDYLKLTIEISGEDADRVSQPSLTKLENFDKLGSSSSSSSSIQIINGKMESSITKSYTYTLRPRKTGKFMIPPITIKYKKKSFVTKPITINVIEGSTEPAPPTSNRLKNNNQQSSDKLADNLFIIAEVNKSSVYENEPIIVDYKIYTRYEVSDLEFASDPTFNGFWKEDVYTPSRINFKRETRNGMLFNMMLLRSVALFPNQTGNLHIPALEMNVDIRTQSRSFFDFGTTKRYIIKSQPKTINVKELPQAGRPSGFSGAVGNFKLSSNISEKEMKVGDSFTYTLEITGTGNLNQFDAPVLPDIPNLRFMEPEITTDIQNNKISGKKTIKYLVIAQEKGIFTIPAVFFSYFDIEQKKYITKQTKAFTIDVKEGDAVFIPSSSAQSTVQMEGYDIGFIIKDASLKNNVIFLDSFYYWLLWFLVLLSIPVSLFYAREKEKLAVNIDYVRQKKAKKILKKYMKQASIFAENNQLDFYTSAQTGLVNYLSDKLKISRGSTIETIIEKIGEKNFPENLIFKIKQLFEKCNQARFMPGGFSKENIKNDFTELQDIVGEISKIKM; encoded by the coding sequence GGATTATCTGAAGCTGACAATCGAGATTTCCGGAGAAGATGCGGATCGAGTGAGTCAACCATCACTTACAAAACTTGAGAATTTCGATAAACTGGGAAGTTCCTCATCTTCTTCATCTTCGATCCAGATCATTAATGGCAAGATGGAGTCGAGTATCACGAAAAGTTACACTTACACTCTTCGTCCCCGCAAAACCGGCAAGTTCATGATCCCGCCGATCACGATCAAATATAAGAAAAAGTCTTTCGTTACAAAACCGATCACGATCAATGTAATCGAAGGCAGCACCGAACCAGCTCCTCCAACTTCCAACAGGTTGAAAAATAATAATCAGCAGTCTTCAGATAAATTAGCTGATAATTTATTTATAATTGCTGAAGTTAATAAAAGTTCTGTTTACGAGAATGAACCAATTATCGTGGATTACAAGATTTATACAAGATACGAAGTTTCTGACTTGGAATTCGCTTCTGATCCGACTTTTAATGGTTTCTGGAAAGAAGATGTTTATACTCCATCCCGAATTAATTTCAAACGAGAAACACGCAATGGAATGCTTTTTAATATGATGCTGCTCCGTTCTGTTGCCTTATTCCCAAATCAAACCGGTAATTTACATATTCCTGCTCTGGAAATGAATGTCGATATCAGGACACAGTCCCGCAGTTTTTTCGATTTCGGCACGACAAAAAGATATATCATTAAAAGCCAACCCAAAACAATCAATGTAAAAGAACTACCTCAAGCAGGTCGTCCTTCCGGTTTTTCAGGAGCAGTAGGGAATTTCAAGCTTTCCAGTAATATCAGCGAGAAAGAAATGAAAGTCGGAGATTCGTTCACTTATACCCTGGAAATAACAGGAACTGGTAATTTGAATCAATTTGATGCACCCGTTTTACCGGATATTCCAAATTTGAGATTCATGGAACCGGAAATAACAACTGATATTCAAAACAATAAAATTTCCGGAAAGAAAACAATAAAATATCTTGTAATCGCTCAGGAAAAAGGAATTTTTACGATTCCTGCCGTATTTTTTTCTTACTTTGATATAGAACAGAAAAAGTATATCACCAAACAAACAAAAGCATTTACGATCGATGTCAAGGAAGGAGATGCCGTTTTTATCCCCAGTTCTTCTGCTCAATCAACTGTTCAGATGGAAGGTTATGATATTGGATTTATCATCAAAGATGCTTCCCTGAAAAATAATGTAATTTTCCTCGATTCTTTTTATTACTGGCTTCTCTGGTTTCTTGTTTTATTGTCGATCCCTGTTTCATTATTTTATGCAAGAGAAAAGGAAAAATTAGCAGTTAATATTGATTATGTTCGTCAGAAAAAAGCAAAAAAGATCCTGAAAAAATATATGAAACAGGCTTCCATTTTTGCTGAAAATAATCAATTGGATTTCTATACATCTGCTCAAACAGGTTTGGTAAATTATCTTTCCGATAAACTGAAAATCTCGCGAGGAAGCACGATCGAAACGATCATCGAGAAAATCGGAGAGAAAAATTTCCCGGAAAATTTGATTTTTAAAATCAAACAACTTTTCGAAAAATGCAACCAGGCAAGATTTATGCCCGGAGGTTTTTCTAAAGAAAATATCAAAAAT